CCCAATGACTTCTCGACCGGCATCACCGAGGCGCGCTACGCGTCGTACTTGAGCGACCCGCTCAATCCGTTGTTCGACCGGGCCATCTCCGGGAAATATCCGACCGGGTCGACGTTCAAAATGATCAGCGGATCGGCGATACTCGCATCCGGTCTGATGACGCCGTCATCCACACGCTACTGCGGCGGCGCCTTCGATCTTAACGGGTATATCTTCAACGACGACGCGGCCGGCGGGCACGGCACGCTCGACGTGCGGACGGCGGTCGCCGAATCGTGCGACGTGTTCTTCTATCAAGTCGGCCATGCGCTCGGCATCGACCGGCTCGACAAGTATGCGTCGGCGTTCGGGATCGGCCAGAAGACCGGCGTCGACCTGCCAGGTGAGACCGAAGGCACGCTCCCGACGCCTGCGTGGAAGAAAAGAGTCGTCGGCGACGATTGGTACGGCGGCGACACCGTCAACATGGCGATCGGGCAAGGTTTTGTCGAAGCGTCGCCGATGCAGATGCTGCGGATCGCGTCGGCGATCGCCAACGATGGCCGGTTGTATTCACCGTACATCGTGGCCGACGTCCGCAACGCGCGCGGCAATATCGTGCATACGTTCACCCGGCCGGAACCGCGCACCGTGCCCGTGCCGTCGGAAGACCTGGCGGTGATTCGCGCGGGCATGTTGGGCGCGATCGAAGATGTCGGCGGCACCGCGCATAACGTTGAAATCCCAGGTTTCCACTATGCCGGAAAGACAGGCACGGCCGAGAATTCCGCGACGATCGACAATCCTCAAGGCTACAACCACACATGGTTCGTCTGTTTCGCGCCGTACGACAAACCGCAGATCGCCGTCGTCGTGTTCATGGATCGCACGAATGGATTCGGCGCGGTGAACGCAGCCCCGGTCGCGCAAGCGATCGTCGAAGCCTACTTCCATATCCGTCATGCCGGTCCGAGCGGCACGGGCCTCAGAGATTGACACATTCGCTTGCCCATTCGAAGAAGCGCCTCGCTAAATGAGCGTGATCCTGGCGCTGCTCTCCGCATTTGCATACGGCGCAGCGGATTATATGGGCGGCATCGCGAGCCGGCGTGCGCGCGTGCTCGCGGTGGTCGTCATCTCGCAACTCGTGGGATTGGCCATCCTGCTTGTGCTGCTGCGCGTATTGCCGCCGGCCTTTCCGACGCGCACGGATATCATGTTCGGCGCATTCGCGGGCGTGACCGGCGCGTTTGGCATCGCCTTTCTGTATCGCGGGCTCTCGCGCGGCCGCATGAGCGTCGTCTCGCCGATCACGGCGGTGGTTGCCGCGATCGCCCCGGTCGTCTTCGGACTTTCAACCGGAGAACGACCTTCTGCGCTCGCGCTCGCCGGCGTTGTCATCGCGCTTGTCGCCATCACCCTCGTCACGAGCTCGCCCGGCCACGATGAGCACGGCTCGCCGCTTTCGTTTGCCGGTCCGTGGTGGCGGGAGCCAGGCGTGCTCGACGCATTCATCTCTGGCCTCGCGATCGGCGGCTTCTACATCTTCATCGCGCGGACAAGCCCCGCGTCCGGGCTTTGGCCACTCGTCCCGTCGCGGATCGTGTCGTCGGCGATCTGCCTCGCCGCGGCGCTATCGCTGCGCCATTCGCTGCGACCTGTGCCCGGTTCGTTGCGGTTGATCTTGGCTTCGGGAGTGGTCGACGTCACCGCGAACGCGCTGTACCTGGAAGCAACTCGCTTCGGCTATCTCTCGCTTGTCGCGGTGCTCGCATCGCTTTATCCGGCCAGCACCGTCCTGCTCGCACGCGTACTCCTCAAAGAGCGTTTCACGCCGGCGCAGATGGCAGGCATGGCGTGCGCGGTGGCCGGCATCGCTTGCATCGCCACCGGCCGCTAGTGTCATTAGGAACGCTCGCTTCGTTTCAAGGAGCGCCGTCGGCGCAGGCGAAAGTCGGCTTTTATTCCACCCGCTCGTCTCTTGTTTTCGGGAGCGCCGCCTCGTCATGCAAACTGCACCCACGTTCGCGCTAGCGGACACCATGCGCCGGCTCGGCACCGAGAGCGCTTTCGTCATGCTCGCAAAGGCGCGTGCCCTTGAGGCCGAGGGCCGCAGCATCATCCACCTCGAGATCGGGGAGCCGGATTTCGACACGCCGTCGCATGTCAAAGAAGCCGGCATCGAATCCATCCGCGCTAACCGCACCCACTATACGCCGGCGGCCGGCATCGCAGAACTGCGCGACGCCATCGCCGCCCACGTCAGCCGGACGCGCGGCCTCAACATCACGCGGGATCAAGTCGTCGTCGGGCCGGGCGGCAAGCCGGTCATCGCGATGACGCTGCTCGCACTGCTCAACCCGGGTGACGAAGTCGTCATTCCGGATCCCGCATATCCGGCGTACCGCTCGATCACCACGTATGTCGGGGCCGTGCCCGTCTCGGTGCCGCTGCAGGAGCGGCTCGGCTTCCGATTGGATCCAGCGGACCTCGAGCGCGCGGTCACGGCTAAGACGAAGATCTTGGTCGTCAACTCGCCGCACAATCCAACCGGCGGCATCATGACACCGCAAGATATCGCGGCCATCGCGGAGATCGCGCGCAAACACAACATACTGGTGATCTCCGACGAGATCTATAACCGCCATTCCTACGATGCCGAATTTGCATCATACTACGGCATGAGCGGTTTGCCTGAGCAGTCGATCCTCATCGACGGATTTTCCAAGGCGTGGGCCATGACCGGGTGGCGCTTAGGTTTTGGCGTGTTCCCGAAATATATCGCGGACGCCGT
The Candidatus Eremiobacteraceae bacterium DNA segment above includes these coding regions:
- the mrdA gene encoding penicillin-binding protein 2, with the translated sequence MRYGGGRPFAPEPTTSSRRARMFAFGGGIALVFAILIWQLADVQLRDGGHYSRLADLNQLRTIPVAAPRGVIYDRHGVVIARNRPSFVVQIVPMQLSQPQAEIQELAGILGKPATEIWKRLLHQNGVAYKSFGDLASAVPLGPINVAEDLNPQVVGRFAEQADHLPGMAVELIPVRDYPFGTIGSHIVGYVGQITASEYAERKGKGYGSNDVVGKDGIEYQYDRMLQGQRGGRRIKVNSAGEAVANVDEFVAVPGNSLDLTIDWRLQRAAETAVAQQRRDITKRIGHAVAGAAIVEDPNTGAILALVSQPNVNPNDFSTGITEARYASYLSDPLNPLFDRAISGKYPTGSTFKMISGSAILASGLMTPSSTRYCGGAFDLNGYIFNDDAAGGHGTLDVRTAVAESCDVFFYQVGHALGIDRLDKYASAFGIGQKTGVDLPGETEGTLPTPAWKKRVVGDDWYGGDTVNMAIGQGFVEASPMQMLRIASAIANDGRLYSPYIVADVRNARGNIVHTFTRPEPRTVPVPSEDLAVIRAGMLGAIEDVGGTAHNVEIPGFHYAGKTGTAENSATIDNPQGYNHTWFVCFAPYDKPQIAVVVFMDRTNGFGAVNAAPVAQAIVEAYFHIRHAGPSGTGLRD
- a CDS encoding DMT family transporter, which codes for MSVILALLSAFAYGAADYMGGIASRRARVLAVVVISQLVGLAILLVLLRVLPPAFPTRTDIMFGAFAGVTGAFGIAFLYRGLSRGRMSVVSPITAVVAAIAPVVFGLSTGERPSALALAGVVIALVAITLVTSSPGHDEHGSPLSFAGPWWREPGVLDAFISGLAIGGFYIFIARTSPASGLWPLVPSRIVSSAICLAAALSLRHSLRPVPGSLRLILASGVVDVTANALYLEATRFGYLSLVAVLASLYPASTVLLARVLLKERFTPAQMAGMACAVAGIACIATGR
- a CDS encoding pyridoxal phosphate-dependent aminotransferase; translated protein: MQTAPTFALADTMRRLGTESAFVMLAKARALEAEGRSIIHLEIGEPDFDTPSHVKEAGIESIRANRTHYTPAAGIAELRDAIAAHVSRTRGLNITRDQVVVGPGGKPVIAMTLLALLNPGDEVVIPDPAYPAYRSITTYVGAVPVSVPLQERLGFRLDPADLERAVTAKTKILVVNSPHNPTGGIMTPQDIAAIAEIARKHNILVISDEIYNRHSYDAEFASYYGMSGLPEQSILIDGFSKAWAMTGWRLGFGVFPKYIADAVCALMLNTVSCTATFVQDAGLAALSGDDRPVQAMREEFLRRRTLLVEGLRKIPGVTCEMPGGAFYVFPNFSKIEPDDVKLANHILEAGNVAVLGGSTFGPNGRGFIRMSYANSEANLREALARITRAVANYKS